One Candidatus Thermodiscus eudorianus DNA segment encodes these proteins:
- a CDS encoding PaREP1 family protein: MSGDLVRLPRAVAERLEREARKLGVSLEEYVLELILRDLDPPERAREYVEASKDLLERAREELGRGDVRQAAEKAWSAAALAVKAYAAWKEGKRLTSHRELWEWKRRLEEELGGWVSDAWAQATAMHVCFYEGWCGGEDVEEALERVERLVRGVEGEDSSVECAVRPWYLWVATDPHLY, encoded by the coding sequence GTGTCGGGGGACCTGGTTAGACTGCCTCGGGCGGTTGCTGAGAGGCTGGAGCGGGAGGCTAGGAAGCTGGGGGTCAGCCTCGAAGAGTACGTGTTAGAACTCATCCTACGGGACCTGGATCCACCCGAGAGGGCTAGGGAATACGTGGAGGCCTCGAAGGATCTTTTGGAGCGTGCTCGGGAGGAGCTTGGGAGGGGTGATGTGAGGCAGGCTGCTGAGAAGGCTTGGAGCGCCGCTGCACTTGCAGTGAAGGCCTACGCAGCCTGGAAGGAGGGGAAAAGGCTCACAAGCCATCGAGAGCTATGGGAGTGGAAGAGGAGGCTTGAGGAGGAGTTGGGAGGGTGGGTTAGCGATGCCTGGGCCCAGGCTACCGCCATGCATGTCTGTTTCTATGAGGGTTGGTGTGGCGGGGAGGATGTGGAGGAGGCTCTTGAGAGGGTGGAGAGGCTAGTCCGCGGGGTGGAGGGGGAGGATTCTAGCGTAGAGTGTGCCGTGCGGCCCTGGTATCTCTGGGTTGCAACGGATCCTCATCTCTATTAG
- a CDS encoding VOC family protein encodes MFKLIDYIIIFVRDMDPMLDFWRNRIGLQARYSSNEWSELQLENTILALHKSTEATPRDTGIVFRVEDIEETVRLLHEKGIEVTSPQDIGAGMEALFKDPEGNTYHIFQPRKET; translated from the coding sequence GTGTTCAAACTCATCGACTACATAATAATATTTGTCCGAGACATGGACCCCATGCTCGACTTCTGGAGGAACCGCATAGGCCTCCAAGCCAGATACAGTAGCAACGAGTGGAGCGAGCTACAGCTCGAAAACACGATCCTAGCACTACACAAGAGCACAGAAGCCACTCCAAGAGACACCGGGATAGTATTCAGAGTCGAAGACATAGAGGAGACGGTCAGGCTCCTACACGAGAAAGGCATAGAGGTAACCAGCCCCCAGGACATAGGGGCAGGCATGGAAGCACTATTCAAGGACCCCGAGGGAAACACATACCACATATTCCAGCCAAGAAAAGAAACCTAG
- a CDS encoding helix-turn-helix domain-containing protein: protein MQEELDAIFSALSHSLRRRVIALLAGSRGLSYSDLLRGTGVESSMLSFHLKKLRGLVERGSDGLYRLTGLGQRAAKVLACVQGGIWSGGLRVSGVAVFAVGDDVLLEAYKRGGLEVEDVGVVVVLDSSRSLFSKTVKAMRRVIAVYVPRGLLEVVESRISDVGAIIPYRGKPPVPLDRPRGIVEDLEGRGYGSLAGRLRAILGSS from the coding sequence TTGCAGGAGGAGTTAGACGCGATCTTCTCCGCTCTCTCCCATAGCTTGCGTAGGAGGGTTATCGCTTTACTCGCCGGTTCCAGGGGTTTGAGCTATAGCGATCTCCTACGCGGTACCGGTGTCGAGTCTAGCATGCTCAGCTTCCACTTGAAGAAGCTTAGGGGGCTTGTCGAGAGGGGTAGCGATGGCTTGTACAGGTTGACGGGGCTCGGCCAGCGGGCTGCGAAGGTCTTGGCCTGTGTGCAGGGAGGGATTTGGAGCGGCGGTTTACGGGTTTCCGGCGTCGCGGTCTTCGCTGTAGGTGACGATGTATTGTTGGAGGCGTATAAGAGGGGCGGCCTTGAGGTCGAGGATGTCGGGGTGGTTGTGGTTCTTGACTCTTCCAGGAGCCTGTTCTCGAAGACCGTCAAAGCCATGAGGAGGGTTATAGCAGTGTATGTTCCCCGAGGCCTCCTTGAGGTTGTTGAATCTAGGATCTCTGATGTGGGGGCTATCATACCCTATAGGGGTAAGCCTCCCGTGCCCCTGGATAGGCCTCGTGGGATTGTGGAGGATCTTGAGGGAAGGGGTTATGGTTCCCTGGCGGGTAGGCTCAGGGCTATTCTAGGCTCCAGTTGA
- a CDS encoding ABC transporter permease, producing MGREFLYQFYGQVASIIVSQLRFKAALISLAMVAVLPAYFALVFGLSGEELGVVLTGAIVSPAVWINSAMVQDILYERENYRYLEMLIASPLRPVIYVLSRITASIILSVSTVIPFTIIYVYVTGAYMAVPLALALTLLVSIFLAPISILSGLKLKSIKEASSMPTLLGALLVFLPPVYYTPWLLPEWLRLPATAIPSATAAEIVRATSINGYHPVIDPRAMITYLLALSTASLLLLYYRFNWSLE from the coding sequence GTGGGTAGGGAGTTCCTCTACCAGTTCTACGGGCAGGTCGCTTCAATCATCGTCTCGCAACTCCGCTTTAAGGCTGCCCTGATCTCGCTGGCGATGGTAGCGGTACTCCCCGCGTATTTCGCTCTTGTATTTGGACTGTCTGGGGAGGAGCTCGGCGTGGTCCTCACGGGTGCGATCGTGTCGCCTGCTGTATGGATCAACTCTGCTATGGTCCAGGATATCCTGTATGAACGCGAGAATTATAGGTACTTGGAGATGCTCATAGCCTCGCCCCTGAGGCCGGTCATATACGTGCTCTCCAGGATAACGGCAAGCATAATATTATCGGTGTCAACAGTCATACCCTTTACAATAATCTACGTATACGTTACAGGCGCCTACATGGCAGTCCCACTAGCCCTAGCGCTAACGCTCCTAGTCTCGATATTCCTGGCACCAATCTCAATACTATCCGGGCTCAAGCTGAAGAGCATAAAAGAGGCGAGCAGCATGCCCACCCTACTAGGCGCCCTCCTAGTATTCCTACCACCAGTATACTACACCCCATGGCTCCTGCCCGAGTGGCTGAGACTACCGGCAACCGCCATCCCCTCCGCGACCGCGGCAGAGATAGTGAGAGCAACAAGCATAAACGGCTACCACCCGGTAATCGACCCCAGGGCCATGATCACATACCTACTAGCATTGTCCACGGCATCACTACTGCTACTCTACTACAGGTTCAACTGGAGCCTAGAATAG